From Anopheles arabiensis isolate DONGOLA chromosome 3, AaraD3, whole genome shotgun sequence, a single genomic window includes:
- the LOC120903647 gene encoding 2-methoxy-6-polyprenyl-1,4-benzoquinol methylase, mitochondrial: protein MLPLRRTSLLVHRLPLARFSSNARENVTQSATQHDSDTHFGFQTVKESDKWKKVHKVFEEVAASYDLMNDAMSMGIHRVWKDIFMERLSPVGNGIRLLDMAGGTGDIAFRYMKYLQKQTAPDRKPSHVTVCDINQNMLDVGQQRWEKLNLPTAGDTIEWVCADAEKLPFEDSSFSVYTIAFGIRNCTHIDKVLSEAHRVLKPGGRFMCLEFSHVNNEYLKWVYDQYSFQVIPPMGQILANQWQPYQYLVESIRKFPQQNEFKAMIQNAGFKCVEYENLTFGVVAIHSGFKL from the exons ATGTTACCTCTTCGAAGAACCTCTCTATTGGTACACAGACTTCCGCTTGCGCGATTTTCCAGCAATGCAAGGGAAAATGTTACCCAAAGCGCAACGCAACACGATTCGGATACACACTTTGGTTTTCAAACGGTAAAAGAGAGCGACAAATGGAAAAAGGTTCACAAAGTGTTCGAGGAGGTCGCGGCATCCTATGATTTGATGAATGACGCTATGTCGATGGGAATTCATCGTGTGTGGAAAGATATTTTCATGGAACGTTTATCGCCGGTGGGAAATGGAATACGACTGCTGGACATGGCTGGTGGCACTGGCGATATAGCGTTCCGATACATGAAATATCTACAAAAGCAGACAGCACCAGATCGAAAGCCTAGTCATGTTACTGTTTGTGATATCAATCAAAATATGCTAGATGTGGGTCAACAACGATGGGAAAA ATTGAACTTACCTACAGCCGGTGACACAATTGAATGGGTGTGTGCCGATGCCGAAAAACTGCCCTTCGAGGATTCATCATTCAGCGTGTACACGATCGCATTTGGGATTAGAAATTGCACGCATATTGACAAA GTACTTTCGGAAGCTCACCGCGTGCTGAAACCGGGAGGACGTTTTATGTGCCTAGAATTCAGTCATGTGAACAATGAATATCTTAAATG ggtttacgaTCAGTATTCCTTCCAAGTGATTCCACCGATGGGACAAATACTAGCTAATCAGTGGCAGCCGTACCAGTACTTGGTAGAGAGCATCCGAAAGTTTCCGCagcaaaatgaatttaaagcAATGATTCAGAACGCTGGCTTCAAATGTGTTGAATATGAAAATTTAACCTTTGGTGTCGTTGCGATACACTCCGGATTTAAGTTGTAA